The bacterium genome segment CTACATCCAGGTTATATCTCAAACATTGTCCTGAAATTTAGAAAAGATTGAATAACGAGAACTGACCCCACGCCACGGTTTGTCTTCAGGCCAACACCGGACGGGGGGCTGTAACGGTGATGGCTGACACAAAGTACGGGACGATGGAGAACTTCCTGGGCTGTGACCAGAAGGGTATCCGTGCCCATATGCCTCCCTTGACGGATTCTCACAGTGGCAAGGGCCGTCGCAAAGGGATCTACCCTCCATCGGCGTTCCTTTACGATCCTGTCGAAGACACGAGGGGTCCCGTGGGGTCAGTTCTCGTTATTCATACTTTTAGAACGCCCGTGGGGTCTGGTTAACCGAGTTGGCCCTATTCTTGCTCCTCTTTCCTGACAATGGAAAGGAGGAGCAAGAATGGCTAGGCCACTCAGAATCCAATACCCAGGAGCCATGTATCATATCATAAGCCGAGGAATCGGCCGAATGACGATCTTCCATAACGAGAAGGACTGGATCAAGTTCATCCAGTTTACGGAACGAGTCATGGAAAAATACAACTGGATCTGCCATGCCTATTGCCTCATGGGCACCCACTACCACCTCCTTTTGGAAACTCCCGATGCCAACATGATCCCCGGGATGAAACAGCTTAACCAGTTTTACAGCCAATTCTATAACTGGAAATACCAACGTGTAGGACCGGTACTGCAAGGACGGTATAAGGCCTGGCTCGTGGAAAGGGAGGGAAAATTCCTCGATAATTCCCGTTACATCGTCAATAATCCAGTGGAAGCGAAGATGGTTCAGCACCCTTCCGAGTGGCCATGGAGCAGTTACAGAGCTACTCGCGGAATAGAAAAAGCCCCTAAGTACCTTGAATCAAAATTTCTCCTGAGACATTTTAGTTTGTCTCGAAAAAAAGCTCAAAAGATGTATGAGGATTTTGTTCTGGCGGGCATTGGAATGGAGTCCCCGTTACTGGAGGCCAAAAATCAGATCTTCCTGGGATCCGATTCCTTCATCGCTGAGGCAATGCAGCATGTTAATGGAAACGACGAACTTAATAACGTCCCCAAGGTCCAAAAACATGCGAACAGAATTTCGCTAGAGAACATATTTAATGAAACAAAGAGCAACTCCAAAGCACATCGAAACCATCTTATTCTGCGAGCTCATGACATCCACGCCTATACACAGCGTGAGATTGGAGAACATCTGGGACTACATCCAGGTTATATCTCAAACATTGTCCTGAAATTTAGAAAAGATTGAATAACGAGAACTGACCCCACGCCACGCCCTGTAATTTTCTTCTTATTGGTATTTATGGTGAAATCTATACTTTTCTGGAACTCAGAGGCCGATTGACTGGTCGGATTGAGAGATGGATGAAAATTCACACCCTGACATTGTCGTCCGAGGACATTAGAAATGATCATCGATGATCTCATCATAGGGTGGCTGGCTCTGGTTGGAGCCAAGATCCTGAGGGATTGGGACAAGCCTCAGAACGATGATGATGATGGGGATGAGAAGGGTAGTTAAGATCGGCCTCTAGCTCGTAATATAAAAACCGGGTGCCCGGTTTTTATATGGAAAAGATATTCACCTCTTCCTGAGTATCTGTTTTAAGGTGGCTCAAATGTAGGTACCTGATATCCTGAGATCATGAAGATTAGACTTTTCTTCGCAATCACAGCAATCACCCTCTGCCTGGGTGTAATGGCGGTACAGGCGGCTGTCACGCGGTCCTTCACCGGCGAAGTGGTGGGTGTCCTGGACGGGGACACTATCGAGGTCATGCGCCGCGGCGTGGCGGTGCGGGTCCGGCTGGACGGTATCGACTGCCCGGAGCGAAAGCAGGCCTTCGGCGCCCGTACGAAGCAGTTCACGTCGAAGCTGTCCTTTGCTGAGAAGGTCACGGTCATCGACAAGGGGAAAGACCGCTACGGGCGGACCATCGGCGAGGTCATCCTGCCCGACGGCACGAGCCTGAACAAAAGGCTTGTTGCCGAAGGCTACGCCTGGTGGTACTCCAGGTATTCCGATGACGAGGAACTGAGAAACCTTCAGGCCGAGGCCCGGGAAGCGAAGAAAGGCCTGTGGGTGGACCCGAAGGTCATCCCGCCCTGGATCTTCCGCATGGGCGGTGTATCGCCAAAAGAGGATCACTCTGTGGAGGTGCTCCTGGACAGGTCGGACGTAGTCTTCCTCACTGCCAGCGGGGGGAAGTACCACCGGGACGGGTGCCGGTACCTGAGTGAGAGCAGCTTCCCTGTGACGCTCGGTGAGGCGAAGGGGCGGGGGTACGAACCGTGTGGAGTGTGTAAACAGTGATCGCCTGTCATCGCGAGCTGATATTAGAGCGAAGCGATCCCGGTACCGAGACTGCTTCACTCGAATAATGGTTCGCAGTGACAATTGTGTGGGGGGACCAGATGGTCGTATCTTGCCATTGAACAAAGGGGAGTGGAGGGTCAGAACGGGAATTTGTCAATACCTGACACATACAGAAGTATATTGCTAAATTCCTGCTTTGACCCCAATTCGTCCCGAGAAGCTGCCTCGTTTGCGCCGGTCCACCCTGCTGAAGATCCGCTCGGTGGGGAGGAAGTATGCTGACGCGATCGGGTCCTGGCAGAAACGGGCCCACTTCAGCGATGAGGTCTCCTACGTGGGTGAGATGATCCAGGAGGACGCTACCCGCATCCTGGAGCTTCGTGACAAGATCAGGGATCTCGATGACCGGATCGCGGAGGTCGCGGAAGGTTCCCGCGAGGCTGTGATCATGTCGTCGATCCCCGGTTTTGGTTCCACCAGCACTGCCGAACTGGCCGGGGAGATCGGAACTGTAGAGCGGCTCGATAGTGAGTCCAGCCTGGCCCTTTACCTGGGCATGGCCAGCCTGGATAACAGCTCTGGTAAGAGGAAGGGATCCAAGTCATCGAAGATGGTCAATACCAGAGCCAAGATGGCAATGATGGCTGCTGTGGACAGCCACAGGAAATGTGTTCCCGAGTCAAAACGATACTATGAAAAGAAACGCGCCGAAGGCAAGAAACACAACCAGGCGGTCCGTGCCCTGGGACGGCACCTGTGTCGGACCATCTTCAAGATGCTCAAGGAGAACAGGGAATACGAAATCAGGGATTAGGGCGAAAATCGCTTGAAAATTCCAGCGGGATGTTCAGGGCGGGAATTTAGCAATACACCTGCAGCAGATGTCAGGAATTGACAAATTCCCGCCCTGACCCCCTTAGTCCCCCGCCTTATAACGGCGCTATGGAGGCCGGCATCGGGTCTTTGAAAACTCATTCTTTCCATGAGGCAGCCCGGCGTGGAAGATTATGTTATTGGACTTGTGACGATGTGGAAGCGGGACGGCTCATCGCCAACGAAACGTCACGGCCTTGGGGACCGAAGGGGCCGTCACCGGATACGGTCTGGAAAAACAGGACACCCATCAGCCGTGAGGAAAGAGAACACTTTGTAAGGTCCCACCGTGAAAACCGGGAATATTATGGTAAACTTTGTGACAAAAGTAAGTCGGAGAGGACGAAGGGCGAGCGCAGGGCTGTCGAAAAAACACTGGTCGACGCCGGATGCCTCGTCGTAAAAAGGAGGCGAATTACTCCACAGGTTTACGATGAAAAAAGGACTGACTTAACGTGAACGGTACAAGGGCAGAATTGCTGCAGTTATTAACGACCTTCTGGACAGGCCCAACGACAAAAATACGGATAACCAGAATCAGATTAGGCCTGATATGACTGATTTTGAAATAGAACGGATGCATCTTCTGAGAGGGCGAAATAAATCAGAAGATTGTAACAGTAATAAAACACTCCAGCTCGGGCAAGTGATCGATGTTTTGCCAAGGGCTGGCGCTCAAGAAAGAACACACAAAAGTTTTTCCAAATTTTGGGGAGACCTGAGGCCACACCTTTCTCATCCTCTTCAAAGGATTAGAGCCGAGGATGTTTGATACTACAACTATGCAGATATTGATCAACCGAACAGCCTGTTCATATGTGAAGATTAAAGAGGCTTTGATACCATGAAGCAGAACCTGCCCCTTTCCTTCATTGAGCTTCTTTTCGACAAGCTGGATCCGGACCGGTTCATGGCCCTTTTTCTGGAGGCGCTCACCAGCGCCCAGAAGGTGGAGCGGGGGTCCATCTGGATCCGCAAGGGGGATGGTTACGTCTGCGTCGAGGCGAGCGGGGATGAGGCCGACAAGGTCAAAGGGTTCATTTTAAGCCGCTCCCAAAAGAGCATCGTGGGCGCCGTCATCGAAAGCGGCCGCATGACCATTGCCGAGCCGGACAAGGATCGGCGGCACTTCAAAGAGGTGGACCGCAGGCTCGACACCAAGAACAGCCTCATCCTGTGTTTTCCGCTCCATGCAAGGGACGATACCGTCTACGGGGCGGTGCAGATCCTGGACACCACGGCGGGCGGTTTCCGGATGAACCTCGACCCGGAGTACCTGGAACTTCTCCAAGGTCTCGTTGCTATCGGAAGTATTGCGCTCAGCACTGTCCTGGAACTTGCCGAGCAGTTCGAGCAGAATGTGGACATAAAGAAAGTGAAAGACCGGATGCTTGCCGAGCCTCTCATGATCGGTCAGAGTCAAGAGTTCCTCAAGGTCTTGGACCTTGCCAAAGTCTACTCCAGCAACCAGTTTCCCGTTATGATCACCGGCGAGAGCGGCACCGGAAAGGAGCTTCTGGCCAGGGAGATCCACAGGCTCAGCCCCCGTAAGAACAGGCCCTTCCTTACCCAGAATTGCAGCGCCATCCCCGAGAACCTCCTGGAAAGTGAGCTGTTCGGCTACAAGAAAGGAGCCTTTACCGGTGCTGACAAGGACAAGCTGGGGCTTTTCGAAGCGTCGGACGGCGGGACCGTCTTCCTCGACGAGATCGGGGACATGGCCCTGGGCCTACAGGCCAAGATCCTGAGGGTGCTGCAAAGCAGTGAGGTCAAGCCCCTGGGAAGCACCACCGCCCGGAAGGTGGACGTCCGTATTATCTCGGCCACCAACAAGAACCTGGTTGAAAGCATTAAAAAAGGAGGCTTTCGCAAGGACCTCTATTACCGCCTCAACGTCCTGCCCCTGGAGGTCCCCCCTGTAAGGAAGAGAAGGGACGACATCCCCCTCCTGCTCACCCACTTCATGGCTCACTACACCAACGGGCCGAACATGCCAATTAGAACTTTCAGCCCTGAGGCAATGGAGGTGCTGGTTAAGCAGTTGTGGCCGGGAAATATTCGGGAGATCGAGAACCTTGCCAAATACCTCCTTACGGTTACCGAGGGTAATGTGGAGGTTACCGACCTGCCGCCACCCTATAACGCGGAACCAAAAAAGGGTCAAGGCATACCTCCAGCACAGCCCCATGACGAAACGGATATCCTGCCTTCCACCCCGCCCCCTGCACCAGGTGCCGGAGCCTCAATGGACGAGATGGAGCGAAAATATATGCTCTCTGTTCTCGAGATGACGAAGTGGAACGTCGCCGCCGCGGCCCGTCATGCCGGGATCAAGAGAACGACCTTCAACTCGAGGATGAAGAAGCACGGGATCAGTAAGAAGGGATAATCTAAAATCCAAAATTTAAAATCTAAAAGGGAAACTGCCTCACACCCTTACAGGAACCGCTGCTCCCACCAGAGTCAGGTTAAACTTTGCGTAACTTTGCTTGCCACGTCGAAGCTGAAAGCGAAGAAGCTACTCCTGGTTTTACCTTTACAACCTGAGCTTGTTTCCGGCTAGCCCTTTATCTTCCCATTATTAAAGCGGTCCCTGAATCTTTTCGCTTTCTCTGACATGCACTCGTGGTAAAACTCCATCTGCATCTGGAGCCAGGCAAACTTCTGCTCCACCGGAACTTTACGGTAAGCTTTCATCTGCTCGAGTGTTCGATAATAGAGGAGCAGCCTGTCTTTGTCCTGTTCACTCATCCTTGTCACTCTTGAGGATCATTTGCAGATGGCTGACATCGGCCTCGTCCTGGGGTCTTCCCGTATCCTTTTTCATCTCGATAAGCGTATTTATGGATGCTGTTGCAACCGGGGTCCCGCCGAAATCGATCTCCTGCCTGTCACCGTACACTGTATCGAAATCGACAGGGGGTTCTGTCATCACATCTAAAAGAAAATAGGGATGCTCCGGATCATACAGGGGAAAGACCAGCATCCCCTTGTCTTCGCGCCATGCCTTTCTTTTATAGCTGTCAGCGAACTCGTCCAGCTTTACCGGGATCTTTGGTTTTAGCCCAAGTTCCCTGACCGTTTCCAGGAATTTAGAAACATTTTCCTGTTCCAGATCTATCATAAGGTCAATATCACCCGTTGCCCTCTCGATACCGTGCAGGTTGACAGCCACACCACCGACGACAAGGTAACGCACAGTCTGTTTATTGAGAGTATTGAAGAGATTCCTATAGAGGTGCATGATAAAAGCCCTTGGATTTTACCCAGAATCTGTGTGGTGATCTCATTGTAGCTTAAAACTGGAAGATACAGAGGAAAAAGTTACAGTCCAACTCCACGCCCCCTCACTTCACTCACTCAAGACGCAAAGATGCTAAGAAGATCAACACCTGAATCGGGTGGGAATCAAATTAGAGTTTTACTTTCGTTACCTTTTCAACAAATCCCCCGATTACCCCAAAGCTCGGTCGTAGAAGAGGTCTCGAGGGAACCTTGTCGGTTATTCCAGTTCTATCTCCGGTTTTCGGCTACCCCCTCCATCCTCGGGGACGATGAACTCCTCGTCATACCGATACCTGGATGGTCTCGCCAACCAGCCATCCTCGATGCCTTCACCCGCGACACCCATTCCAACGATCAAAGGGCGTATGACAAATCGGGCCTGAGGTTTTGGAGCCGTTGCCATCTTTTCCCTGACAAAACCGGGATCCTGGTACCGGCTTTTGGGTAGGTGATGGTAATGATCCGACTCTTTCCACGCCATGGAAACACAATCTCCCAGGGTCCTGAAAAAAACTCCCACCCTGCCAAGCACCCCCTGAACCTCGGCAGCACTGTATGCTATCTGGTTAAATTCAGGATCGGCAAAGCGGCTCTTGGGTATGTGATACCAGGTATCAGCCTCCTCCCAGGCCCTGCCGACACAGTCCCTGAAAGACCCAAGAAAGGCGTTCCTGGGGACTGGCTTTTCCTGCCGGGGAAGGCACCCGCCTCCTTCTCCCCCAGTGTTGCCTCCACCGAAGCGGCTCTTGGGGATGTGGTAGTGGCGATCCGAGTCCTGCCACGCTTTCGAAAAACAGCCCCCCAACCTACTGAAAAAAACTCCCACACTGCCAACAAACCTTTTCATGACCTACCCCCTTTAACTTTCCCCAAGACATCCTTGCCATGAAATCGATGCCTGCGTTTCAACCATTACTTCCCGAACCTGCCGCTCCGGAGACTGCTGCTTTCCGCTTCGGCCCACTGGCGCCGCACATCCTGATAGATCTCCCTCCAGACCTTCAGGTGGTCTTTGGGCTCTTCGACACTTCCCTTTACGACCAGATCCCTGGCCCCGCTGACCGCCGCGGCATTTCCGATTACAGTGGCTGACTTTTCCATGACCGATCCCCCTTTAGCTCCAATTCCGGCCGCTATGATCTTTCCCGGCCCTTTTATTTTCAAGTATCGTTGACCTGTAAGAAGCAAGGGCGGTGCCATGGGAGAAAAACAAGGGAAAATTGCTCTATGTAATTGTTTTTAAATTCTTTTTCTTCCAGAAAGTGCCGGGTGGAAGGACCGTTTACCAGCCGCAGATCGCCAAAGTGACGAAATAGCGGCACAATGTCATCAACGTGACGATGGGGTGCGGCCTCATGAGTATGGGCGGTGAGTCAGTGCGGAATGCGTTGAAAAAAAAGAGCCAGTACCCAGGAGCCGGGAGCCAGAAGAAAAATAGAGCCCCAGATGAAGGCGGAAGGACAAGATCAAAATCCCAAAAATAAACGGCCCCGCTTCCGCGGAGCCGTTATTTGTTCTTTTGGGGAATCAGGTTATCCCCATGGACATGGTCTCCGGCCTGACCGGACCACTTTTAAAGACGCGAAAGGAACTGAGCGTTTTTAAAACTCCACGTTATAGGTAAGATACAGGTTGCTGGCCGTTTCGATGGGAACCATCATCTGGGCTAACATGGGGTTGTTGATGTCATCCATGTCCTTGGGAGCGCCAACCCAGTTGCTGCTTCCGGTGTAATCGAAGGTGTAATCCTGGTAACCCAGCTTGAAAAAGGCCCTGCCCCTGCGAAACACCGGCTCCTGCTTCAGGTCCTTGATGATATAGAACTCGGTGACGTTACCGCGTACGCCGAGCTTGCTGGTGAGCATGTCATCAGCTGCGGGGGTAAAAGTGAGCCAATCTTCCGAACCCTGATTGTACTCGGCACCAAACTTCAGACCGAGGTCGTCCATGTCATATCTGGCGCCTACGTAGACGGCGTTGCCTGTCTTGGATTTCTTTTCGCCGCCCATCATGGGGTTATCGTACAGCAGGCCGGCCATGCCCATGTAAAGGTTATCGTTGGGGTCAGTCTTGCTCATAGCCGCCGAGGCGAACCAGTTGATGTTTCCGGCCTTGCCGGTAACCACGGCACCGAACTGGTCGATGTTGCCTAAATTCACGTTGTCCACTGTCGTCTCGGGCTGGGCGAAGATGTCCAGTGCCCTGTTGTACTGAAACTCTATGCGCAGCGCCTCCGTTTCGTAGGCAGCCACATCCAGGCCGATCATTTTTACATCCTTGAGGGGGGAACTACCATCGACCTGGTAGCCGCTGTCGAACCCTTTACCGTAGCACAGCTTGGCATAGGCGCCAGGCAGTGCATCGATATCGGGGGCAATTCCCAGGACCAGGCCGTCAAAGGCGTAGTCCACCAGGATACCGGGAGTGCCGGAAGCGCCTGTTTTTTCCATATTGTGCCTCAGGTTGGTGGGAATACCGCCTGTGGAGGGCCTGCGTCCTACTGAAAACCATACGGGAGAGTCGCCGATGCCGCTCCACGACGCGAAGGCGGTGTCCACTCTGACCACGCTGTCCTGGGGAACGTGGGAGGTGTTGCCGTCGAACATGCTATACCGGTCCGCGAAGTATGGGCCGAGGACCGTATCAGCGGACTGGTGGCCCCAGACCTTGTACATCACCAGGCGGGCCTTGACGCTAATATCCTCAGTGGCACGGGCGTTTATGTTCAGACCGAAGCGGTTGGTCCACAGATCGCTGTTCTTTACTGTGTATCCTCCTGCGGCAATGGGAGTCATTATCTCAGCCGGATTGAACTGATAGTAAAGGGGGACATCCCCTTCGATAGAGTCCATGCGGAACTGGTAGTCACCACTGATAGTGATGGGGGAGCGGGAGTCCTTGAGCCTCCTGGTCAGCTTCTCATTGTCCTTGGAAAGGTCTTCCAGGCGCTGCTTCATGTTCGTGATCTCAGTTTCGACCTCGGCGTCCGTGAGTGCAAAGGCCGAGAACGGGACTGCGAGCAGAGCGATCAGCATTATTGCGGTCAGCTTTTTCATGTTTTCCTCCCTAGCTTGGTTATTTTCAACATCCGGGCTTTGTGCCCTTCATGTCATTGGCTTCCTTGATGACCTTCCTGTCTCCCTCGATCACATAATTGATCTTCACCTCGTCACCCTCCCAGAGGCGGTCGTCGAGTTTGAAAAGCGCCACATCGTTCTCAACGAAGAAGGTCATCTCTTCTCCATCAACATCCACCGTGACTGTCCTTTCATCCAGGTCGAAGGAAACGATGATCCCCTTAACCTTGGTCTTGTCCTCGGCCATGGCCACCCCGGACAATGCCGAAAGGCACAAAATGGCCGCCACCGTTATCGCGATCACTCTTGCCGTTTTCATTTGCTCCTCCATGGGAAGTGAAATTATCCCTGCTTAGGAGAGGACATACTCTCCTGTTGATTATTTGATCTTGCGGACACCGGTACGCATGGGATCGCCTTCATATCCAAGGGCTTCCCAATCCAGACGCTTGTCGCGGCCGAAGTGACAGTCACCGCACTGGAGAGCCTGTTCCTTGGGGGCCACCTCGTGGTTGATGCTGCCGTAACTTTCCGTAGACACGAAGGTAAACTTTCCACTGTAGGGCAGGCCAGCGGTTTCCGCCCCCGCCTGCAGAGCTTTCTCCCAATCGTAATGAGACCACAGACCGCCGTAGCTCTGGAAGATCAGCAGGTATTTGAACTTTGAATCGATGGCCTGTTTGCCCGTGAACTTCTTGAAAGGAAAGATCTTTGACCCCTTGTCCTTGATGTCGCCCACCGGCTTGGCGATAATGACGGGGCCTTTGGTGTCAGAAACCTTCTCGCCTTTCAGATAGCGGGTGATCTTGCCGTTGTACCAGGCGTACGTCGGCACCACGTCCTTTTCCCACACAAAAGTTCCCTTGTGACGGGTGAAGGTCTCCTTGCCGAACTGCTCTTCGGGCTCAACTTCCTTACCCACCGTGGACCAGTCCCAGCTCATCTTGGTGGCCTGCCCCTTGGCGAAGAAGGGGATGTGGCAGGTCTGGCAGGCCAACGTCCTGGTGTGAGCGGTCAGTAGATTTTTACTGTTGGAATCCCTGTGAGGGTCCCGGTGGCAGTCCTCGCAGGCTACTCTTCCGTCGTTGGTGGCCATGAAGGTGGATGCGCCGGCAATGCGGTGGTCTCGGGTCAAATGGCATTCCTGGCACGTCATATCGGCCGAGCCGCCCATGTGGATATCGTGTTCCCGGGCCGGCTTTGTCAGGCTGGAATCCAGGTCCCCATGCTTGACGGCGTCCCCTCCCCCGGCGAAGAAGTGGCAAACACCGCAGTTTTTCCGGTCCGGCATGCTGACGCTTCTGGCAGCAGCCACCAGATCCATGCGACCCTTCTCAATCATCTCCTGGTCGGGCAAACCAGCCATAGTTTTTTTGTAGTGACCTTT includes the following:
- a CDS encoding transposase yields the protein MRRSTLLKIRSVGRKYADAIGSWQKRAHFSDEVSYVGEMIQEDATRILELRDKIRDLDDRIAEVAEGSREAVIMSSIPGFGSTSTAELAGEIGTVERLDSESSLALYLGMASLDNSSGKRKGSKSSKMVNTRAKMAMMAAVDSHRKCVPESKRYYEKKRAEGKKHNQAVRALGRHLCRTIFKMLKENREYEIRD
- a CDS encoding DUF3373 family protein; this encodes MKKLTAIMLIALLAVPFSAFALTDAEVETEITNMKQRLEDLSKDNEKLTRRLKDSRSPITISGDYQFRMDSIEGDVPLYYQFNPAEIMTPIAAGGYTVKNSDLWTNRFGLNINARATEDISVKARLVMYKVWGHQSADTVLGPYFADRYSMFDGNTSHVPQDSVVRVDTAFASWSGIGDSPVWFSVGRRPSTGGIPTNLRHNMEKTGASGTPGILVDYAFDGLVLGIAPDIDALPGAYAKLCYGKGFDSGYQVDGSSPLKDVKMIGLDVAAYETEALRIEFQYNRALDIFAQPETTVDNVNLGNIDQFGAVVTGKAGNINWFASAAMSKTDPNDNLYMGMAGLLYDNPMMGGEKKSKTGNAVYVGARYDMDDLGLKFGAEYNQGSEDWLTFTPAADDMLTSKLGVRGNVTEFYIIKDLKQEPVFRRGRAFFKLGYQDYTFDYTGSSNWVGAPKDMDDINNPMLAQMMVPIETASNLYLTYNVEF
- a CDS encoding sigma 54-interacting transcriptional regulator translates to MKQNLPLSFIELLFDKLDPDRFMALFLEALTSAQKVERGSIWIRKGDGYVCVEASGDEADKVKGFILSRSQKSIVGAVIESGRMTIAEPDKDRRHFKEVDRRLDTKNSLILCFPLHARDDTVYGAVQILDTTAGGFRMNLDPEYLELLQGLVAIGSIALSTVLELAEQFEQNVDIKKVKDRMLAEPLMIGQSQEFLKVLDLAKVYSSNQFPVMITGESGTGKELLAREIHRLSPRKNRPFLTQNCSAIPENLLESELFGYKKGAFTGADKDKLGLFEASDGGTVFLDEIGDMALGLQAKILRVLQSSEVKPLGSTTARKVDVRIISATNKNLVESIKKGGFRKDLYYRLNVLPLEVPPVRKRRDDIPLLLTHFMAHYTNGPNMPIRTFSPEAMEVLVKQLWPGNIREIENLAKYLLTVTEGNVEVTDLPPPYNAEPKKGQGIPPAQPHDETDILPSTPPPAPGAGASMDEMERKYMLSVLEMTKWNVAAAARHAGIKRTTFNSRMKKHGISKKG
- a CDS encoding tetrathionate reductase family octaheme c-type cytochrome encodes the protein MKVRSITMIAALTGALLVFVSLAMATEDHTEYIEGPFTTGEEVTAACLECHQEQAEQFLETSHYKWKGPPRTVKGMEKSKEEYGKANLINNFCVDIEASRAFCTKCHAGYGWSDGADPQMDVKKIDCLVCHAKKGHYKKTMAGLPDQEMIEKGRMDLVAAARSVSMPDRKNCGVCHFFAGGGDAVKHGDLDSSLTKPAREHDIHMGGSADMTCQECHLTRDHRIAGASTFMATNDGRVACEDCHRDPHRDSNSKNLLTAHTRTLACQTCHIPFFAKGQATKMSWDWSTVGKEVEPEEQFGKETFTRHKGTFVWEKDVVPTYAWYNGKITRYLKGEKVSDTKGPVIIAKPVGDIKDKGSKIFPFKKFTGKQAIDSKFKYLLIFQSYGGLWSHYDWEKALQAGAETAGLPYSGKFTFVSTESYGSINHEVAPKEQALQCGDCHFGRDKRLDWEALGYEGDPMRTGVRKIK
- a CDS encoding transposase; the protein is MYHIISRGIGRMTIFHNEKDWIKFIQFTERVMEKYNWICHAYCLMGTHYHLLLETPDANMIPGMKQLNQFYSQFYNWKYQRVGPVLQGRYKAWLVEREGKFLDNSRYIVNNPVEAKMVQHPSEWPWSSYRATRGIEKAPKYLESKFLLRHFSLSRKKAQKMYEDFVLAGIGMESPLLEAKNQIFLGSDSFIAEAMQHVNGNDELNNVPKVQKHANRISLENIFNETKSNSKAHRNHLILRAHDIHAYTQREIGEHLGLHPGYISNIVLKFRKD
- a CDS encoding thermonuclease family protein; this encodes MKIRLFFAITAITLCLGVMAVQAAVTRSFTGEVVGVLDGDTIEVMRRGVAVRVRLDGIDCPERKQAFGARTKQFTSKLSFAEKVTVIDKGKDRYGRTIGEVILPDGTSLNKRLVAEGYAWWYSRYSDDEELRNLQAEAREAKKGLWVDPKVIPPWIFRMGGVSPKEDHSVEVLLDRSDVVFLTASGGKYHRDGCRYLSESSFPVTLGEAKGRGYEPCGVCKQ